In Pseudorca crassidens isolate mPseCra1 chromosome 16, mPseCra1.hap1, whole genome shotgun sequence, one DNA window encodes the following:
- the MXI1 gene encoding max-interacting protein 1 isoform X2: protein MGKRGRPRKEARCEGAGLAPAAPPAVTAPEPPAQPEELAGAKLRCPFSDIFNTSENSMEKHINTFLQNVQILLEAASYLEQIEKENKTRLGSGHRVHGYSPPAPLVPCGFLTASPPPPPKETGRQSQAPPAARPGPAALRPGNLARGTQPEGNFGISQETIVMEEGVGCYVRFFLFSGIRLPSERAGRGRQMPSSWISTVPPHPRFRWRAMLGGGGAGSPTPAWPPFCICLFHFCLCQLGSPILPRQSLSAVNGGTRVRRFQHGPHK, encoded by the exons ATGGGCAAACGCGGGCGGCCGCGCAAGGAGGCGCGCTGCGAGGGTGCGGGGCTGGCCCCCGCCGCGCCCCCGGCCGTGACCGCGCCCGAGCCCCCGGCCCAGCCAGAGGAGCTCGCGGGAGCCAAGCTCAGGTGCCCCTTCTCGGACATTTTCAACACCAGCGAGAACTCGATGGAGAAGCACATCAACACTTTTCTGCAGAACGTGCAGATTCTGCTCGAGGCCGCCAGCTACCTGGAGCAGAtcgagaaagaaaacaaaa CAAGGCTGGGCTCAGGCCATCGCGTCCACGGATACAGTCCTCCTGCGCCTCTGGTGCCCTGTGGTTTCCTCaccgcctccccccccccccccccgaaagaAACAGGCCGGCAAAGCCAAGCACCGCCAGCAGCTCGCCCCGGACCCGCCGCCCTGCGCCCGGGAAACTTGGCGAGGGGGACGCAGCCAGAAGGAAACTTTGGGATCTCGCAGGAAACAATAGTTATGGAAGAAGGTGTAGGCTGTTATGTTCGGTTTTTTTTATTTTCCGGGATACGGCTCCCGAGTGAGCGCGCTGGGCGAGGAAGGCAAATGCCTTCCTCGTGGATTTCTactgttcccccccaccccagattCAGGTGGAGAGCGAtgcttgggggtggtggtgctgggagccccaccccggcctggcctcctttttgtatttgtttgtttcatttttgcctCTGCCAACTGGGTTCCCCCATCCTCCCCAGGCAGTCGCTCAGCGCCGTTAACGGGGGCACGCGTGTGCGGCGTTTCCAGCACGGTCCTCACAAATAA